The following is a genomic window from Prevotella sp. E13-17.
GTTTCACGCTGCAAAGTTACGACGATTTCCTGATACTTTTGTTTCACAAATTACTTCACAATTTTCACTTTTTGCCTAAATCATTCTTTTATATTTAAAATAATGTGTAAATTTGCGCAGTCATGAAGGTAGATTATCTATATTCTACAGACTTCCATGGGATGAACGCCCATGAGTTGAGCCACACCTGCATGCATCTGCTTTGCCTGGCAGGTGAAGGTAGTTTTGTGTTCAACGAGCATTGCTACCACATTGCAAAGAACGACCTGGTGGTGATACCGATGCCCCATCGTATCAGCAACTTGGCGGCACATGACGACTTGCAGGTAGAGTGGTTGGCTGCCGACTACAAGTTCCTGCAGAACCTGCTGCCATCAAACAACTACAGCATAGGTGGCAGTATCTCGCTGAACCAAGACCCCGTCATCAAGCTCTCAGACGAACAGGCTCGGCATCTGCACGATGACCTCCTTCGGCTTCGTGACCGCATGAACGACCGCCATTTGCAGTTTTATCGCGAACTGATGGGCAGTCTCTGCCTGACGATGATGTACGACATTTTCGAGGCCCATGCCCAACGAAAATCCACAGACTTGCATACCGACCGCACGGCCTATATTGTGAAACAACTGATGGCACTGCTGGCTACAGGCATCAGCCGAACGGAGCGCGATGTGAGCTATTATGCAGAACGACTGAATGTGTCGCCAAAATATCTCTCGGCCACC
Proteins encoded in this region:
- a CDS encoding AraC family transcriptional regulator, which translates into the protein MKVDYLYSTDFHGMNAHELSHTCMHLLCLAGEGSFVFNEHCYHIAKNDLVVIPMPHRISNLAAHDDLQVEWLAADYKFLQNLLPSNNYSIGGSISLNQDPVIKLSDEQARHLHDDLLRLRDRMNDRHLQFYRELMGSLCLTMMYDIFEAHAQRKSTDLHTDRTAYIVKQLMALLATGISRTERDVSYYAERLNVSPKYLSATIKRVTGHSITSYINRYTIPILKDYLNDERLSLTQIADQMNFSSLSYFSRYCTKHLGLSPSEYRLSLQPK